The genome window TTTAAACGTAGGCACCATCGGCCACGTAGACCATGGCAAGACCACCCTGACGGCGGCCTTGACCAAAGTCATGGCAGGGCTGCACGGCGGTGAATACAAAGCCTACG of Acidobacteriota bacterium contains these proteins:
- the tuf gene encoding elongation factor Tu (EF-Tu; promotes GTP-dependent binding of aminoacyl-tRNA to the A-site of ribosomes during protein biosynthesis; when the tRNA anticodon matches the mRNA codon, GTP hydrolysis results; the inactive EF-Tu-GDP leaves the ribosome and release of GDP is promoted by elongation factor Ts; many prokaryotes have two copies of the gene encoding EF-Tu), encoding MSKAKFERTKPHLNVGTIGHVDHGKTTLTAALTKVMAGLHGGEYKAY